A window of the Amycolatopsis solani genome harbors these coding sequences:
- a CDS encoding GNAT family N-acetyltransferase, translated as MPVRDAVFEDIEEICALIEEHAVYEDNHDLKLDRAEMSGHLFGPDPKAWVLLATPPGEPGTVAGFAFCSWNFSTWEARPGIWLDDLFVRPAHRRHGLGGELLDELRNRTTGRVEWDMQEGNEKGQAFYAQLGAEPVPGWIRYRWRPY; from the coding sequence ATGCCCGTCCGCGACGCCGTCTTCGAAGACATCGAGGAAATCTGCGCGCTCATCGAGGAGCACGCCGTCTACGAGGACAACCACGACCTGAAGCTCGACCGCGCCGAGATGAGCGGGCACCTGTTCGGGCCGGACCCGAAGGCGTGGGTGCTGCTCGCGACCCCGCCCGGCGAGCCCGGCACCGTGGCCGGCTTCGCGTTCTGCAGCTGGAACTTCTCGACGTGGGAGGCCCGTCCGGGGATCTGGCTGGACGACCTGTTCGTCCGTCCGGCCCACCGCCGCCACGGATTGGGCGGCGAGCTGCTGGACGAGCTGCGCAACCGCACGACCGGGCGCGTCGAGTGGGACATGCAGGAGGGCAACGAAAAGGGCCAGGCGTTCTACGCCCAGCTGGGCGCGGA